A region of Halalkaliarchaeum desulfuricum DNA encodes the following proteins:
- a CDS encoding AI-2E family transporter: MNTQRAFLILLIALSALATLAVVMPFLQYILAAVILGYVLYPLQRRLAPSVGERAAPILLIFGAFFVAGVPLLYIFLIFIRDLQAFAQGETGLQLGEIEATIADLTGVEVDLRAAVIETGDNLIDALFGSISEVFTVALHGALGVALVLFIVYYVLRDGEEFVGWLHTIIPLSPPMTRKLFDRIHRTTWGVVIGHIFAAVLQGIVAGMGLYFAGLPRPVFWTTVMIVLALLPLIGAFLVWGPAAGYLVLIGEPATGLLLALYGVFVVSMIDNYARPIVIDQQARLNPAVILIGVFGGVFTLGFTGLFVGPIVIAVFAATLVTFRDEYDRL, translated from the coding sequence ATGAACACCCAGCGCGCATTCCTCATTCTCCTGATTGCGCTTTCGGCGCTGGCGACGCTCGCCGTGGTGATGCCGTTCCTCCAGTACATTCTCGCGGCGGTCATCCTCGGGTACGTACTGTACCCGCTCCAGCGGCGGCTTGCACCCAGCGTCGGCGAGCGTGCGGCACCGATCCTGTTGATATTTGGGGCGTTCTTCGTCGCCGGTGTTCCGCTCTTGTACATCTTTCTGATATTCATTCGGGACCTGCAGGCGTTTGCCCAGGGGGAAACCGGTCTCCAGTTGGGCGAGATCGAGGCGACGATCGCCGATCTCACGGGCGTTGAAGTCGACCTGCGTGCGGCCGTAATCGAAACTGGTGACAACCTGATCGACGCGCTGTTCGGCAGTATCTCGGAGGTGTTTACGGTCGCGCTTCACGGCGCGCTGGGTGTCGCGCTTGTACTGTTTATCGTCTACTACGTGCTCCGGGACGGCGAGGAGTTCGTCGGGTGGCTCCACACGATCATCCCCCTGTCGCCGCCGATGACACGGAAGCTGTTCGATCGGATCCACCGGACGACGTGGGGAGTGGTGATCGGTCACATCTTCGCGGCCGTGCTCCAGGGAATCGTCGCCGGGATGGGTCTCTACTTCGCGGGGCTTCCCCGTCCGGTGTTCTGGACCACAGTGATGATCGTACTCGCGTTGCTGCCGCTGATCGGCGCGTTCCTGGTGTGGGGCCCGGCGGCCGGCTACCTGGTGTTGATCGGCGAACCCGCGACGGGGCTGTTGCTCGCGCTGTACGGCGTGTTCGTGGTGAGCATGATCGACAACTACGCGCGCCCGATCGTCATCGACCAGCAGGCCCGACTGAACCCGGCGGTGATACTGATCGGGGTGTTCGGCGGCGTGTTCACGCTGGGATTCACGGGCCTGTTCGTCGGGCCGATCGTCATCGCCGTGTTCGCGGCGACGCTCGTCACCTTCAGGGACGAGTACGACCGCTTATAA
- a CDS encoding 50S ribosomal protein L37e has translation MTGAGTPSQGKKNKTTHVKCRRCGEKSYHTKKKVCSSCGFGKSAKRRDYEWQSKAGE, from the coding sequence ATGACCGGCGCAGGGACTCCCAGCCAGGGCAAGAAGAACAAAACGACACACGTCAAATGTCGACGCTGTGGCGAAAAATCCTACCACACGAAAAAGAAAGTCTGCAGTTCGTGCGGCTTCGGAAAGTCCGCCAAACGGCGCGACTACGAGTGGCAGTCGAAGGCCGGCGAGTGA
- a CDS encoding LSM domain-containing protein, producing MSGRPLDVLEETLQATVTIQLKDGAIYHGILAGYDQHMNLVLEAVDDVEAFADEPGEAVQDTTIIRGDNVVTIST from the coding sequence ATGAGTGGACGACCCCTGGACGTGCTCGAAGAGACCCTGCAGGCGACCGTGACGATTCAGCTCAAGGACGGGGCGATCTACCACGGCATCCTTGCGGGATACGACCAGCACATGAACCTCGTCCTCGAGGCGGTCGACGACGTCGAGGCGTTCGCAGACGAGCCGGGCGAGGCGGTCCAAGACACAACCATTATACGCGGCGATAACGTCGTGACGATAAGCACATGA
- a CDS encoding tRNA (cytidine(56)-2'-O)-methyltransferase produces the protein MQGDPEVVVLRYGHRPGRDDRMTTHVGLTARALGADRVIFPSNATQSKETVDSVTDRFGGPFVSELRDDQRAIVRDWAGIVVHLTMYGEPIQEVEAEIREQHGSDDGGDDDGMDDGEPLLIVVGGEKVPFELYERADYNVGVTNQPHSEVAGLAVFLDRLFEGRQLDREWEDADRRVVPRETGKEVVSAEGSDEDDGHDR, from the coding sequence GTGCAGGGAGATCCCGAGGTCGTCGTGCTCCGGTACGGCCATCGTCCGGGTCGGGACGACCGCATGACCACACACGTGGGACTCACCGCCCGAGCACTCGGGGCCGATCGAGTGATCTTCCCGTCGAACGCGACCCAGTCGAAGGAGACCGTCGACAGCGTCACCGATCGTTTCGGCGGCCCCTTCGTCTCCGAACTCCGCGACGACCAGCGGGCGATCGTTCGCGACTGGGCCGGGATCGTCGTCCACCTCACGATGTACGGCGAACCGATCCAGGAGGTCGAAGCGGAGATCAGGGAACAGCACGGATCCGACGACGGTGGAGACGACGATGGGATGGACGACGGGGAGCCGCTCTTGATCGTCGTCGGCGGCGAGAAAGTCCCGTTCGAACTGTACGAGCGGGCCGACTACAACGTCGGCGTGACGAACCAGCCCCACTCGGAGGTCGCCGGGCTCGCCGTCTTCCTGGATCGGTTGTTCGAGGGGCGGCAACTCGACCGGGAGTGGGAGGACGCCGACCGACGGGTCGTGCCCCGGGAGACGGGCAAGGAAGTCGTTTCGGCCGAGGGATCGGACGAGGACGACGGCCACGACCGTTGA
- the serS gene encoding serine--tRNA ligase, with translation MLTRQFVRENPDAVREALAARGTEDVDLDRILEIDEEWRELKARGDDLRHRRNEVSSRIGELKAEGDEEKAQEAIEESSELKEELSELEARADELETELEQLLLELPQIPQESVPVGEDESDNVERRRAGFEDLREIPADPVPHYELGETLEILDEKRGAKTTGSGFYFLKGDGARLEHALIQFMMDVHREQGYHDLFPPIPVKSSSMRGTGQLPKFNHDAYRIGGDEHAEYDDDDLWLCPTAEVPVTNMHREEILLDEDLPLKYQAYTPNFRREAGEHGTETRGIVRVHQFNKVELVNFVRPENSDDRLEALIDEACAVLDRLELPYRTLDLCTGDLTFASAKTVDVEVWAPADDMPDGPDRGGRWLEVSSASNFEAFQARRAGIRFRREHHESAEHLHTLNASGTAIGRVMVAILEYYQNEDGTVEVPEALRPYMDGQELIEGHDSVGESALGRGDGN, from the coding sequence ATGCTGACCCGACAGTTCGTCCGGGAGAACCCGGACGCCGTCCGTGAGGCGCTCGCTGCCCGCGGTACCGAGGACGTCGATCTCGACCGGATCCTCGAGATCGACGAGGAGTGGCGCGAGCTGAAGGCCCGGGGGGACGACCTCCGACACCGGCGAAACGAGGTTTCCAGCCGCATCGGCGAGCTGAAAGCCGAAGGCGACGAGGAGAAAGCCCAGGAGGCGATCGAGGAGTCCAGCGAGCTCAAGGAGGAACTCTCCGAACTCGAAGCCCGCGCCGACGAACTCGAGACGGAACTCGAGCAACTGCTTTTGGAACTTCCGCAGATCCCCCAGGAGTCGGTGCCGGTCGGCGAGGACGAGTCCGACAACGTCGAGCGTCGCCGAGCAGGATTCGAGGACCTCCGGGAGATCCCGGCGGATCCGGTTCCCCACTACGAACTGGGCGAAACGCTGGAGATACTCGACGAAAAGCGCGGCGCCAAGACGACCGGATCCGGGTTCTACTTCCTGAAAGGGGACGGCGCACGCCTCGAGCACGCGCTGATCCAGTTCATGATGGACGTCCACCGCGAGCAGGGGTATCACGACCTCTTCCCGCCGATCCCGGTCAAGAGTTCGTCGATGCGCGGGACGGGTCAGCTCCCGAAGTTCAACCACGACGCCTACCGGATCGGCGGCGACGAACACGCCGAGTACGACGACGACGACCTGTGGCTGTGTCCCACCGCGGAGGTGCCGGTGACGAACATGCACCGCGAGGAGATCCTCCTCGATGAGGACCTCCCACTGAAGTACCAGGCGTACACCCCGAACTTCCGGCGCGAGGCGGGCGAACACGGCACCGAAACCCGGGGAATCGTCCGCGTCCACCAGTTCAACAAGGTCGAGCTCGTCAACTTCGTCCGGCCCGAGAACAGCGACGACCGGCTGGAGGCGCTCATCGACGAGGCGTGTGCGGTGCTCGACCGGCTGGAGCTTCCGTACCGGACTCTCGACCTATGTACGGGGGATCTGACGTTCGCCTCCGCGAAGACCGTCGACGTCGAGGTGTGGGCGCCCGCCGACGACATGCCCGACGGCCCGGACCGTGGCGGACGGTGGCTCGAGGTGTCCAGCGCGTCGAACTTCGAGGCGTTCCAGGCGCGACGGGCGGGGATCCGGTTCCGGCGCGAACACCACGAGTCGGCCGAACATCTCCACACGCTCAACGCCTCCGGCACCGCGATCGGCCGGGTGATGGTGGCGATCCTCGAGTACTACCAAAACGAGGACGGCACCGTCGAAGTGCCGGAAGCACTGCGGCCGTACATGGACGGTCAGGAACTGATCGAGGGTCACGACTCGGTCGGCGAGTCGGCGCTGGGTCGCGGCGACGGGAACTGA
- a CDS encoding proteasome assembly chaperone family protein — MEDIEIECVADAEIGDPVLVEGLPGVGHVGKLAAEHLLEECDSQLVRRVYATDFPPQVNVDEDGVADLVCAEFHAIETEGADLLVLTGDHQASSNEGHYRLTDAFLDIAEEFGCERAFALGGVPTGELVEEYTVLGAVSDAELRGELEDAGVEFRPDEPAGGIVGVSGLLLGLGKRRGIEATCLMGETSGYLVDPKSARAVLEVLEAALEFELGYEQLEDRAEEMEEVVGKIREMQEGGSGIPDDELRYIG, encoded by the coding sequence ATGGAAGACATCGAGATCGAATGCGTGGCCGACGCCGAGATCGGAGATCCCGTGCTCGTCGAGGGGCTCCCGGGAGTCGGACACGTCGGGAAGCTCGCGGCCGAACACCTCCTCGAGGAGTGTGACAGCCAGCTCGTGCGGCGGGTGTATGCGACCGACTTCCCGCCGCAGGTGAACGTCGACGAGGACGGCGTCGCGGACCTCGTCTGTGCGGAGTTTCACGCGATCGAAACCGAGGGCGCCGACCTGCTCGTGTTGACCGGGGATCACCAGGCGTCCTCGAACGAGGGCCATTACCGGCTCACCGACGCGTTCCTCGACATCGCCGAGGAGTTCGGCTGCGAACGTGCCTTCGCGCTCGGAGGCGTCCCGACCGGAGAACTCGTCGAGGAGTACACGGTGCTGGGTGCCGTCTCCGACGCGGAACTGCGCGGGGAACTGGAGGATGCCGGCGTCGAGTTTCGCCCCGACGAACCCGCCGGCGGGATCGTCGGCGTCTCCGGACTCCTGCTCGGGCTCGGAAAACGCCGGGGAATCGAGGCGACGTGTCTGATGGGCGAAACCAGCGGCTACCTCGTCGATCCCAAAAGCGCACGCGCCGTACTGGAGGTGCTGGAAGCCGCACTGGAGTTCGAACTGGGATACGAACAACTCGAGGACAGGGCCGAGGAGATGGAGGAAGTCGTCGGCAAGATCCGGGAGATGCAGGAGGGAGGCTCCGGGATCCCCGACGACGAACTCCGATACATCGGCTAA
- a CDS encoding thiolase domain-containing protein, with protein sequence MTAVRVAGVGLTHFGQIPERTGRDLFAEASQLAFEDASVPREDVAQLNYGNFMGALAEHQGHQAPLMAEAAGLDCPATRYEEACASAGVAVREAVKTVRSGEADVVAVGGMERMTNLGTAGATEGLAIAADDLFEVRAGMTFPGAYALMASAYFDEYGGSREDLAHVASKNHGNAVENEYAQYQRAVSVEKAMDAPPVAEPLYLFDCAPITDGAAALVLVSDDYAEANDLDAPVGIVGSGQGTDKMALQDRDDLAWTPATEQAAEMAYADAAIEADDVELAEVHDCFTIAEVLALESLGLYEPGHAIGAARRGETAADGDLPVNLSGGLKAKGHPVGATGASQVVEMTRLLRGDHPNSDAVDDARLGITHNAGGTVASAVVHVLEVLA encoded by the coding sequence ATGACGGCGGTTCGAGTCGCGGGCGTCGGGTTGACCCATTTCGGACAGATCCCGGAGCGAACCGGGCGGGACCTGTTCGCGGAGGCAAGTCAGTTGGCGTTCGAGGACGCGTCAGTTCCCCGCGAGGACGTCGCCCAGCTCAACTACGGCAACTTCATGGGCGCGCTCGCGGAACACCAGGGACACCAGGCGCCGCTGATGGCCGAGGCGGCCGGACTCGACTGCCCGGCGACCCGATACGAGGAGGCGTGCGCCTCCGCGGGCGTGGCAGTCAGGGAAGCCGTAAAGACCGTCCGAAGCGGCGAGGCCGACGTCGTGGCCGTCGGCGGGATGGAACGGATGACGAACCTCGGCACCGCCGGTGCGACCGAGGGGCTCGCGATCGCCGCAGACGACCTCTTCGAGGTGCGCGCGGGGATGACGTTCCCCGGGGCGTACGCCCTGATGGCGTCGGCGTACTTCGACGAGTACGGCGGCAGCCGGGAGGATCTGGCTCACGTCGCCTCGAAGAACCACGGCAACGCTGTCGAGAACGAGTACGCCCAGTACCAGCGGGCGGTGTCCGTCGAGAAGGCGATGGATGCCCCACCGGTCGCGGAGCCGCTTTACCTGTTCGACTGTGCGCCGATCACCGACGGCGCCGCCGCGCTGGTGCTCGTCTCCGACGATTACGCCGAGGCGAACGACCTCGACGCTCCGGTCGGGATCGTCGGCAGCGGCCAGGGCACCGACAAAATGGCGCTCCAGGATCGCGACGACCTCGCGTGGACGCCCGCGACCGAGCAGGCGGCGGAGATGGCCTACGCCGACGCCGCGATCGAGGCCGACGACGTCGAACTCGCGGAGGTGCACGACTGCTTTACTATCGCGGAGGTGCTGGCGCTGGAGTCGCTGGGGCTTTACGAGCCGGGCCACGCGATCGGAGCCGCCCGCCGCGGGGAGACGGCCGCCGACGGCGACCTCCCGGTGAACCTCTCGGGGGGGCTGAAGGCGAAAGGACACCCGGTCGGGGCCACCGGCGCCTCGCAGGTGGTGGAGATGACCCGCCTGCTCAGAGGGGACCACCCGAACAGCGACGCCGTCGACGACGCCAGGCTCGGGATCACCCACAACGCCGGCGGGACGGTCGCGAGCGCTGTGGTTCACGTACTGGAGGTGCTCGCATGA
- a CDS encoding Zn-ribbon domain-containing OB-fold protein, which yields MTERNDRLRTDGGEEQGDGGDEPGDGGDEPGDAGFDEWLAAIDDGEGYYLESPTGEGSLPPRRICPHSGSTDIEEKPLPETGTIEAVTVVHVASPQFAEDTPYATAVVDFGPVRLTGVVRGVDLEAVETGTTVEPSVEERETTGDPLLVFRPV from the coding sequence ATGACCGAGCGAAACGACCGCCTCCGCACAGACGGCGGCGAGGAGCAGGGCGACGGCGGGGACGAACCCGGCGACGGCGGGGACGAACCCGGCGACGCTGGCTTCGACGAATGGCTCGCGGCGATCGACGACGGGGAGGGCTACTACCTCGAGTCGCCGACCGGCGAGGGATCGCTGCCGCCGCGCCGGATCTGTCCCCACAGCGGCTCTACTGACATCGAAGAGAAACCGCTCCCCGAGACGGGAACGATCGAAGCCGTCACCGTCGTCCACGTCGCCTCGCCGCAGTTCGCCGAGGACACGCCGTACGCGACTGCCGTAGTCGACTTCGGTCCGGTCCGACTGACGGGCGTCGTTCGGGGGGTCGACCTCGAGGCTGTCGAAACCGGAACGACGGTCGAACCGAGCGTAGAGGAGCGCGAGACGACGGGCGATCCGCTTTTGGTGTTCAGGCCGGTCTGA
- a CDS encoding alpha/beta fold hydrolase, which translates to MNFRRIASYATLAAGALAATNRGLRRTEPLDPPLPGEQRSYRWRGMEIAHTLAGDPGDPTLVLLHGTSAVASSGEWREVFGRLAEEYHVVAPDLPGFGCSDRPRIDYTPELYVDFIREFLEPYDEPAVLASSLTGAYAVAAAEDVDVSRLFLVCPSATGGPEPPKAWLRELLWTPVIGEALFNLSVSEPAIRYFNADHGYYDPAKLTDEWVEYEWQTGHRPNARFAPAAFLSGYLNVDIDLGAALAELDVPATVIWGREAEVSPLSRGREIAETADARLVVFDDAKLLPHVEYPDQFVDEIRTSMESE; encoded by the coding sequence ATGAATTTCCGTCGAATCGCGAGCTACGCCACGCTCGCTGCTGGAGCGCTTGCCGCCACGAACCGGGGACTTCGACGAACCGAACCGCTCGATCCGCCGTTGCCCGGCGAGCAGCGGAGCTACCGCTGGCGAGGCATGGAGATCGCACACACCCTCGCGGGCGATCCAGGCGACCCGACGCTGGTGCTGCTTCACGGGACGAGCGCCGTCGCGTCGAGCGGCGAGTGGCGCGAGGTGTTCGGCCGCCTCGCCGAGGAGTATCACGTCGTCGCGCCGGACCTCCCGGGCTTCGGCTGTTCTGACCGTCCGCGGATCGACTATACGCCGGAGCTGTACGTCGACTTCATCCGCGAGTTCCTCGAGCCGTACGACGAGCCGGCGGTCCTGGCGTCGTCGCTTACGGGAGCTTACGCCGTCGCCGCCGCCGAAGACGTCGACGTCTCCCGGCTGTTTCTGGTCTGTCCCTCCGCCACCGGCGGCCCGGAGCCGCCGAAAGCCTGGCTCCGGGAGCTGCTCTGGACGCCAGTGATCGGTGAGGCGCTGTTCAATCTCTCGGTCTCGGAGCCGGCGATCCGGTACTTCAACGCCGACCACGGTTACTACGACCCCGCGAAGCTCACCGACGAGTGGGTCGAGTACGAATGGCAGACAGGACACCGTCCGAACGCACGGTTCGCCCCGGCGGCGTTCCTCTCGGGGTATCTCAACGTCGACATCGACCTCGGGGCCGCGCTCGCGGAGTTGGACGTCCCGGCGACCGTGATCTGGGGCCGCGAGGCGGAGGTATCGCCGCTGTCGCGTGGCCGGGAGATCGCCGAAACCGCCGACGCCAGGCTCGTCGTCTTCGACGACGCGAAACTGCTCCCGCACGTCGAGTATCCCGATCAGTTTGTCGACGAAATCCGGACGTCGATGGAAAGCGAGTGA
- a CDS encoding 3-hydroxyacyl-CoA dehydrogenase family protein — protein sequence MRGLSEIGTVGVVGAGTMGSGIAQVAATAGYDVVMRDVTEEYVHDGLDRIDSSLERLAGKDRLDDSPAEIQSRITGVTELEELSGSDVVVEAVVEELDIKRDVFEALDEQLPNDVVLATNTSTLSITSVAAATDRPELVVGLHFMNPVPLMEGVEVVVGEHTDEEVASFAHAFAEALGKKTWESDDKPGFVTNRILMPWINEGIRAYDEGVATKEDIDAGMKLGTNVPMGPLELADHIGLDICLHASETLQEELGDRYRPAYLLKRKVEAGDLGKKTGRGFYEY from the coding sequence ATGCGCGGACTATCCGAAATCGGTACTGTCGGCGTCGTCGGCGCGGGAACGATGGGCAGCGGGATCGCCCAGGTCGCAGCGACCGCCGGCTACGACGTCGTGATGCGCGACGTAACCGAGGAGTACGTCCACGACGGGCTCGATCGAATCGACTCGAGCCTCGAACGCCTCGCGGGGAAGGATCGACTCGACGATTCGCCCGCGGAAATCCAGTCGCGAATCACCGGTGTAACTGAACTCGAGGAACTTTCCGGATCCGATGTCGTCGTCGAGGCAGTCGTCGAGGAACTCGACATCAAGCGCGACGTGTTCGAGGCGCTCGACGAACAGCTCCCGAACGACGTCGTGCTCGCGACCAACACCTCGACCCTTTCGATCACGTCGGTCGCGGCCGCCACCGATCGCCCGGAGCTCGTCGTCGGGCTCCACTTCATGAACCCGGTCCCGCTTATGGAGGGTGTCGAGGTCGTCGTGGGGGAACACACCGACGAGGAGGTGGCCTCGTTCGCCCACGCGTTCGCAGAGGCGCTCGGAAAGAAGACCTGGGAGTCGGACGACAAACCCGGCTTCGTGACCAATCGGATCTTGATGCCGTGGATCAACGAGGGGATCCGGGCGTACGACGAGGGCGTGGCGACGAAGGAGGACATCGACGCCGGAATGAAACTCGGGACGAACGTTCCGATGGGCCCGCTGGAGCTCGCGGACCACATCGGGCTCGACATCTGTCTGCACGCGAGCGAAACGCTCCAGGAAGAGCTCGGCGACAGATATCGGCCGGCGTATCTCCTCAAGCGCAAAGTCGAAGCGGGCGATCTCGGGAAGAAGACGGGACGGGGTTTTTACGAGTACTGA
- a CDS encoding signal peptidase I, which produces MDLKRALSVTLQLTLAVVVIALVAGQLLGQPILLSFVETGSMEPTLEPGDGFVAVPAELSGEIQQGDVIVFHAEEIQGGGLTTHRVVEVTEQGYITRGDANPFTDQDGDEPVVRDAQVVATALQFGGSVVVIPHLGTAVMGLQAGLETVQRQLAAALGTRALLGPQGIAYVLFALSVLAYAADYLLFGSAGKKRLRERTRNTGTSARTLLLVLALVLVITATAAMIVPAGTEQFTIVSAEFESENPTVIERGTASELPYLVPNAGLVPVHVYLEPASEGVAVEPEYTYVGSRVETTATLTLSAPEETGAYRRFVTERRYLAVLPAPVIDTLYRIHPWLPLVVINAVLAGGIYGVGRLLLGTGRIRDRNRKPRGRRYRRILRSLYE; this is translated from the coding sequence ATGGATCTCAAACGCGCGCTTTCGGTGACGCTTCAGCTCACGCTCGCGGTGGTCGTCATCGCCCTCGTCGCCGGGCAGTTGCTCGGCCAGCCGATCCTGTTGAGCTTCGTCGAGACGGGCAGCATGGAGCCGACGCTCGAACCGGGGGACGGATTCGTCGCGGTTCCGGCGGAGCTATCCGGCGAGATACAGCAGGGTGACGTGATCGTCTTCCACGCCGAGGAGATCCAGGGCGGCGGGCTCACCACCCACCGCGTCGTCGAGGTCACCGAGCAGGGGTACATCACCCGCGGGGACGCCAACCCGTTTACCGATCAGGACGGTGACGAGCCGGTCGTGCGGGACGCACAGGTGGTCGCGACAGCGCTCCAGTTCGGCGGATCGGTCGTCGTCATCCCGCATCTCGGAACGGCGGTGATGGGTCTGCAAGCGGGGCTGGAGACGGTTCAGCGCCAGCTTGCGGCGGCGCTGGGAACGCGGGCGTTGCTCGGGCCACAGGGGATCGCGTACGTGCTGTTTGCGCTGTCGGTCCTGGCGTACGCGGCCGACTACCTGCTGTTCGGCTCGGCGGGAAAAAAGCGACTCCGAGAGCGCACTCGGAACACGGGGACGTCCGCCCGGACCCTGCTTCTCGTGCTCGCGCTCGTCCTCGTGATCACCGCCACAGCCGCGATGATCGTTCCGGCCGGAACAGAGCAGTTCACGATCGTCTCCGCGGAGTTCGAGTCCGAAAACCCCACCGTCATCGAGCGGGGTACAGCCTCCGAACTTCCGTATCTCGTACCCAACGCCGGACTGGTGCCGGTCCACGTCTACCTCGAACCCGCAAGCGAGGGGGTAGCCGTCGAGCCGGAGTACACCTACGTCGGCTCCCGGGTCGAGACCACGGCGACGCTCACGCTGTCTGCACCCGAGGAGACCGGTGCATATCGGCGATTCGTTACCGAACGACGCTATCTCGCCGTCCTGCCCGCTCCGGTGATCGACACGCTGTACCGGATCCATCCCTGGCTCCCGCTCGTCGTCATAAACGCCGTTCTCGCCGGCGGGATCTACGGGGTCGGACGGCTGTTGCTCGGTACCGGACGGATCCGCGATCGGAACCGAAAACCCCGCGGACGGCGGTATCGGCGGATCCTCCGGTCGCTGTACGAGTGA
- the pan2 gene encoding proteasome-activating nucleotidase Pan2 — translation MSRSPSLPDRPRLELDPEMSDAERLDAIREHYRRIVGVNEELEQRLAQTRSRREQLREKVDRLKRRNEALKTSALYIASVEELTDDGVIIKQHGNNQEVLTEATPKLEDALEAGDRVGIDDSFGIQTLLDDETDARAQAMEVEESPDVTYDDIGGIDEQIREVKEAVEDPLSHPEIFETVGVEPPSGVLLHGAPGTGKTMLAKAVANETDATFIKMAGSELVRKFIGEGARLVRDLFDLAAEREPAVIFIDEIDAVASKRTDSKTSGDAEVQRTMMQLLSEMDGFDDRGEVRIIAATNRFDMLDEAILRPGRFDRLIEIPKPDEDGRRKILEIHTREMNVDDDVDFADLASKLSDYSGADIESLVTEAGMFAIRDGRTTVERRDFEDAIEKLDHTDDGPDGVVHYQY, via the coding sequence ATGTCCCGGAGCCCGTCGCTCCCCGACCGCCCGCGCCTGGAACTCGACCCCGAGATGAGCGACGCGGAGCGGCTCGACGCCATCCGCGAGCACTACAGGCGCATCGTTGGCGTAAACGAGGAGCTGGAACAACGGCTGGCACAGACGCGGAGCCGTCGGGAGCAGCTCCGCGAGAAGGTAGACAGGTTGAAGCGGCGCAACGAAGCGCTGAAAACCTCAGCGCTGTACATCGCCAGCGTCGAGGAGTTGACCGACGACGGCGTGATCATCAAGCAACACGGCAACAACCAGGAAGTGTTGACCGAGGCGACCCCGAAGCTCGAGGACGCCCTGGAGGCGGGCGACAGGGTCGGAATCGACGACTCGTTCGGCATCCAGACGCTGCTGGACGACGAAACCGACGCCCGGGCACAGGCGATGGAGGTCGAGGAGTCGCCGGACGTGACCTACGACGACATCGGCGGGATCGACGAACAGATCCGGGAAGTGAAGGAAGCAGTCGAGGACCCGCTTTCCCACCCCGAGATCTTCGAGACCGTCGGCGTGGAACCTCCCTCGGGCGTGCTGTTGCACGGCGCACCGGGGACGGGCAAGACGATGCTCGCGAAGGCGGTCGCAAACGAGACGGATGCGACGTTCATCAAGATGGCCGGCTCCGAGCTGGTACGGAAGTTCATCGGCGAGGGCGCCCGGCTGGTCCGTGACCTGTTCGACCTGGCGGCCGAGCGGGAGCCGGCAGTGATCTTCATCGACGAGATCGACGCGGTGGCCTCCAAACGGACGGACTCGAAGACCTCCGGCGACGCGGAGGTCCAGCGGACGATGATGCAACTGCTCTCGGAGATGGACGGCTTCGACGACCGGGGCGAGGTGCGGATCATCGCCGCCACAAACCGGTTCGACATGCTCGACGAGGCGATCCTGCGGCCCGGGCGGTTCGATCGGTTGATCGAGATCCCCAAACCCGATGAGGACGGCCGGCGGAAGATCCTCGAGATCCACACGCGGGAGATGAACGTCGACGACGACGTCGACTTCGCCGATCTCGCATCGAAGCTGTCCGACTACTCTGGGGCCGATATCGAATCGCTGGTGACCGAGGCGGGAATGTTCGCGATCCGGGACGGCCGGACGACAGTGGAACGCCGGGACTTCGAGGACGCCATCGAGAAACTCGACCACACCGACGACGGACCCGACGGCGTCGTCCACTACCAGTACTGA
- a CDS encoding pyruvoyl-dependent arginine decarboxylase — MNRIHVAGGVGVAPTEMAAYDAALADANLHNYNLVRVSSIVPAGAAVERVDRAPDLGPAGNRLTVVESRITAPPGASDDPLVAGLGWATGPGPGLFYEATGRDPTAVRRELEDGLDAGSELRDWALPDREFEVTTARPEDGAWTTVVTVAVYGESEPVL; from the coding sequence ATGAATCGGATCCACGTCGCCGGCGGCGTCGGGGTCGCCCCAACGGAGATGGCCGCCTACGATGCGGCGCTTGCCGACGCGAACCTCCACAACTACAACCTGGTTCGCGTCTCCTCTATCGTCCCCGCCGGGGCGGCGGTCGAACGCGTCGACCGGGCGCCGGATCTCGGGCCGGCCGGCAACCGCCTCACCGTCGTGGAATCGCGGATCACGGCCCCACCGGGGGCGAGCGACGACCCGCTCGTCGCCGGACTCGGATGGGCGACGGGTCCCGGACCGGGGCTGTTTTACGAGGCGACCGGGCGGGACCCGACGGCGGTCCGACGGGAACTCGAGGACGGCCTCGACGCCGGGAGCGAACTCCGGGACTGGGCGCTGCCGGACCGGGAGTTCGAGGTGACGACCGCTCGCCCCGAAGACGGCGCCTGGACGACCGTCGTCACGGTCGCGGTGTACGGCGAGAGCGAGCCGGTGCTGTAG